From the Hymenobacter yonginensis genome, one window contains:
- a CDS encoding M1 family metallopeptidase, producing the protein MRQLLPLLLSLTAATATTAQTPATTYRAAERKVNDLVHTRLDLRFDYAKRYAYGQAWVTLKPHGYATDSLRLDAKGMDIKQVILVQNGAPQPLKFTYNRQQLLVQLGRVVPAGEAYTVYVEYVAKPDELGAKGSAAIGDAKGLYFVNPDSAVAGKPVQIWTQGETESNSAWFPTIDKPNQKSTSEISLTVPAKYVTLSNGALVSQKPAGAGLRTDTWKMDQPHAPYLFMLAVGDFRKTTDTWRGREVSYYLEPQYAGQARAVFGKTPRMLEFFSNRLGVEFPWNKYAQVVVRDYVAGAMENTSASLFGPQAQGSARELLDWEYAGVEREVAHELFHQWFGDYVTAESWSNLTVNESFANFSEVLWAEHEYGPDAGAAQAYRSLRTYLADPSNHTKPLARYQYADKEDMFDNVSYQKGGSILNMLRAYLGEAVFFNGLKTYLTQNAFGTGEPHQLRLALEQASGQDLNWFFDQWYYRPGHPVVSIDYAYDAARREQTVTIKQTQSGPAYQLPLAVDVYLNGKPQRHQITVRQAAETFRFPAATRPELVNVDADKVLLWQKSDNKPLPEYAAQLRLAPRYLDRREVLAAAQTQLKAQPTDALARQLLTAGLTDKSPVLRQFAIEALDLQNPVQRKAAAPALARLATTDASVQVRAAALTALGSLKNKQYLPLFTQALANPSYRVQGAALLGLLPLRPEQALARAAAFEADNRGALTVALVQVYGQAGSPAQWPLMRTKYDAADPPSRFSLLASVGSMMGRTDDAAALTEGIARIKDLTVRYKAYIDASRLIGLLRQIEQQQATRPNAALVAQQVTAAVAEIEAAK; encoded by the coding sequence ATGCGCCAACTCCTCCCGCTGCTGCTCAGCCTGACCGCCGCCACGGCCACTACCGCCCAGACGCCCGCCACCACCTACCGCGCCGCCGAGCGCAAAGTCAACGACCTGGTGCACACCCGACTGGATCTGCGCTTCGACTACGCCAAGCGCTACGCCTACGGGCAGGCCTGGGTGACGCTGAAGCCTCACGGCTACGCCACCGACTCGCTGCGGCTCGATGCCAAGGGCATGGATATTAAGCAGGTGATTTTGGTGCAGAACGGCGCGCCGCAGCCGCTGAAATTCACCTACAACCGGCAGCAGCTGCTGGTGCAACTGGGCCGCGTGGTGCCGGCAGGGGAGGCCTACACGGTGTACGTGGAGTACGTGGCCAAGCCCGATGAGCTGGGAGCCAAGGGCAGCGCCGCCATCGGCGACGCCAAGGGCCTGTACTTCGTGAACCCCGACAGCGCCGTGGCGGGCAAGCCGGTGCAGATCTGGACGCAGGGCGAGACGGAATCCAACTCGGCCTGGTTTCCCACCATCGACAAGCCCAACCAGAAATCTACCTCCGAAATCAGCCTGACGGTGCCCGCCAAGTACGTCACGCTCAGCAACGGGGCCCTCGTCAGCCAGAAGCCGGCCGGCGCGGGTCTGCGCACGGACACCTGGAAGATGGACCAGCCGCACGCGCCCTACCTGTTCATGCTGGCCGTGGGCGACTTCCGCAAAACCACCGACACCTGGCGGGGTCGGGAGGTCAGCTACTACCTGGAGCCGCAGTACGCCGGGCAGGCGCGGGCCGTTTTCGGCAAGACGCCGCGGATGCTGGAGTTTTTCTCCAACCGGCTCGGGGTGGAGTTTCCGTGGAACAAGTACGCCCAGGTGGTGGTGCGCGACTACGTGGCCGGGGCCATGGAAAATACTTCGGCCTCGTTGTTCGGGCCCCAGGCCCAGGGCTCGGCCCGCGAGCTGCTCGATTGGGAGTACGCCGGTGTGGAGCGCGAAGTGGCCCACGAGCTGTTCCATCAGTGGTTCGGCGACTACGTGACGGCCGAAAGCTGGAGCAACCTGACCGTGAACGAGAGCTTCGCCAACTTCTCGGAGGTGCTCTGGGCCGAGCATGAGTACGGCCCCGACGCCGGCGCTGCCCAGGCCTACCGCAGCCTGCGTACCTACCTCGCCGACCCCAGCAACCACACCAAGCCCCTGGCCCGCTATCAGTACGCCGACAAGGAGGACATGTTCGATAACGTGAGCTACCAGAAGGGCGGCAGCATCCTGAACATGCTGCGCGCCTACCTGGGCGAGGCGGTTTTCTTCAATGGCCTGAAAACCTACCTGACCCAGAACGCCTTCGGGACCGGGGAGCCGCATCAGCTGCGGCTGGCGCTGGAGCAGGCGTCGGGGCAGGATCTGAACTGGTTTTTCGACCAGTGGTACTACCGCCCCGGCCACCCCGTGGTCAGCATCGACTACGCCTACGACGCCGCCCGCCGGGAGCAAACCGTGACCATCAAACAAACCCAATCCGGCCCCGCGTACCAGCTGCCGCTGGCGGTGGATGTGTACCTGAATGGCAAGCCGCAGCGCCACCAGATTACCGTGCGCCAGGCCGCCGAAACCTTCCGATTCCCAGCTGCCACCCGGCCCGAGTTGGTGAACGTGGACGCCGACAAGGTGTTGCTCTGGCAAAAATCTGACAACAAGCCCCTCCCCGAGTACGCCGCCCAGCTCCGCCTCGCCCCGCGCTACCTTGACCGGCGCGAAGTCTTGGCCGCCGCCCAAACCCAGCTCAAAGCCCAGCCCACCGACGCGCTGGCCCGCCAGCTGCTGACGGCTGGCCTCACCGACAAGTCGCCGGTACTGCGCCAGTTCGCCATCGAAGCCCTCGACCTGCAGAACCCCGTCCAGCGCAAAGCCGCCGCCCCCGCGCTGGCCCGGCTGGCCACCACCGATGCCTCAGTGCAGGTGCGGGCCGCCGCCCTCACGGCCCTGGGCTCCCTGAAGAACAAGCAGTACCTGCCGCTGTTCACGCAGGCCCTGGCCAACCCCTCGTATCGGGTGCAGGGCGCAGCGCTGCTGGGGCTGCTGCCGCTGCGGCCAGAACAGGCCCTGGCCCGCGCCGCCGCTTTCGAAGCCGACAACCGAGGGGCCCTCACCGTGGCGCTGGTGCAGGTGTACGGCCAGGCCGGCAGCCCCGCCCAGTGGCCCCTGATGCGCACCAAGTACGACGCGGCCGACCCACCCAGCCGCTTCAGTCTGCTGGCCAGCGTCGGCAGCATGATGGGCCGCACCGACGATGCCGCGGCCCTCACCGAAGGCATCGCCCGCATCAAGGACCTGACCGTGCGCTACAAAGCCTATATCGATGCCTCCCGCCTCATCGGCCTGCTCCGCCAGATCGAGCAGCAGCAAGCCACCCGCCCCAACGCGGCCCTGGTGGCGCAACAAGTAACCGCTGCCGTAGCCGAAATCGAAGCCGCCAAGTAG
- the ygiD gene encoding 4,5-DOPA-extradiol-dioxygenase, which translates to MNSLQDFHNTARSFQTTAKMPVLFVGHGSPMNALADNPFTQTLHQLGLDIRNRQPPRAVLVVSAHWLTRGTFVAVNERPETIHDFGGFPQELFDMQYPAPGAPDVAQEVLQALPDAHPTDEWGLDHGTWTVLHHVFPEADIPVFQLSIDYHQPMTYHAELARQLQFLRRRGVLILGSGNIVHNLRQSMPKLMADDPTPYAWAAEFDEWAKRKIDQRDLHALAHYQQAGASGPLAVPTPDHYIPLLYSLALAEPDDDIRHAYEAVEYGGLSMRTFVVG; encoded by the coding sequence ATGAACTCCCTGCAAGACTTCCACAACACCGCCCGCAGCTTCCAGACCACCGCCAAAATGCCCGTGCTGTTCGTGGGCCACGGTTCGCCGATGAACGCGCTGGCCGATAACCCCTTCACCCAAACCCTTCACCAGCTGGGCCTGGATATCCGCAACCGGCAGCCGCCCCGGGCGGTACTGGTGGTATCGGCGCACTGGCTCACGCGGGGCACCTTCGTGGCCGTAAACGAGCGGCCCGAAACCATCCACGACTTCGGCGGCTTCCCCCAGGAATTATTCGATATGCAGTACCCCGCGCCCGGTGCCCCCGACGTGGCCCAGGAGGTGCTGCAGGCCCTGCCCGACGCGCACCCCACCGACGAGTGGGGCCTCGACCACGGCACCTGGACGGTGCTGCACCATGTGTTTCCGGAGGCCGACATTCCGGTGTTCCAGCTTAGCATCGACTACCACCAGCCGATGACCTACCACGCCGAGCTGGCCCGGCAGCTGCAGTTTCTGCGCCGCCGCGGCGTACTGATTCTGGGCAGCGGCAACATCGTGCACAACCTGCGCCAGAGCATGCCCAAGCTCATGGCCGACGACCCCACGCCCTACGCCTGGGCCGCGGAATTCGACGAGTGGGCCAAGCGCAAAATCGACCAGCGCGACTTGCACGCGCTGGCCCACTACCAGCAGGCCGGCGCCAGTGGCCCCCTCGCCGTACCCACCCCCGACCACTACATCCCGCTGCTTTACAGCCTAGCCCTGGCCGAACCCGACGACGACATCCGCCACGCCTACGAAGCCGTGGAATACGGCGGCCTGAGCATGCGCACGTTTGTGGTAGGGTAG